A stretch of Desulfobacter hydrogenophilus DNA encodes these proteins:
- a CDS encoding YncE family protein translates to MKKTVLILITVCILAFLSASTAGAKDYIYAVVNNAVQVIDCDTDTVIKTIEFNDFIINTACSSDGKRLYLNAIHSIYAVDTVTNTLAETYPFSTELSKVSIFGMNISNDGKQLFLCCSIVKKKQNIPRLNVLPDQLVVYDIEKKRMIKNYPIPTSYTQPVVLRNDPDHLVLVGQDIERFSLKTGKRDMLMPFLNTKKPEDMKNCLANWQPGSPGDHGIFVNPYYDAKGLGYFFIDKNSGEMDDLRGKNVWFAYSSMLSPDQKYIYAVMDELIKVDRTTGETLKMAHLETGTNYTVAITSDGKKIYAGPGGPDISVFDADSLELLTIIPLMSDGVTTQMLSKQ, encoded by the coding sequence ATGAAAAAAACAGTTCTGATATTGATCACGGTCTGCATCCTGGCGTTCCTGAGCGCCTCCACTGCAGGGGCCAAGGATTATATTTACGCCGTGGTGAACAATGCCGTCCAGGTCATTGACTGCGACACCGACACGGTTATCAAAACCATTGAGTTCAATGATTTTATCATCAACACGGCCTGCTCGTCCGACGGCAAGCGGTTGTACCTGAATGCGATTCACTCCATTTATGCCGTGGATACCGTCACCAACACCCTGGCTGAGACCTATCCGTTTTCAACGGAGTTGAGCAAAGTGTCCATTTTCGGCATGAACATATCCAATGACGGGAAACAATTGTTTCTCTGCTGCTCCATTGTCAAGAAAAAACAAAACATTCCCCGGTTGAATGTTCTGCCCGATCAACTGGTGGTCTACGACATCGAAAAAAAACGAATGATTAAAAATTATCCCATTCCCACCAGCTATACCCAGCCGGTGGTCTTGAGAAATGATCCGGATCACCTGGTCCTGGTGGGACAGGACATTGAACGGTTCAGCCTGAAAACCGGTAAACGAGACATGCTCATGCCTTTTTTGAACACGAAAAAGCCCGAGGATATGAAAAACTGTCTGGCTAACTGGCAGCCCGGCAGCCCCGGTGACCACGGGATTTTTGTCAACCCGTACTATGATGCAAAGGGATTGGGCTACTTTTTCATTGATAAAAACAGCGGGGAAATGGATGACCTGCGGGGCAAAAACGTCTGGTTTGCATATTCCAGTATGTTGTCTCCTGATCAAAAATACATCTATGCAGTCATGGATGAGTTGATCAAGGTGGACCGGACCACCGGAGAAACCCTGAAGATGGCCCATTTGGAAACCGGCACCAACTATACGGTGGCCATTACGTCTGACGGGAAAAAAATCTATGCCGGTCCCGGTGGACCCGACATAAGCGTGTTTGATGCCGATTCCCTGGAATTGCTGACTATTATTCCGTTGATGTCCGACGGGGTAACCACTCAGATGCTGTCCAAACAATAA
- the qhpC gene encoding quinohemoprotein amine dehydrogenase subunit gamma, translating to MKKKGLKPLNKKAKKLAHEVQGMSDNPIMTSMPIGCTTIFDTGWETNPRPEPPMSNCLSSARDFSACSETCWWPAQTPDNVTNFPHYQNQCQAIERDWRNLNFVNKR from the coding sequence ATGAAGAAAAAAGGGTTAAAACCACTGAATAAAAAAGCAAAAAAATTGGCGCATGAGGTCCAGGGAATGTCGGACAATCCCATCATGACCAGCATGCCCATCGGCTGCACCACGATCTTTGACACCGGGTGGGAAACCAATCCCCGGCCCGAACCCCCCATGAGCAACTGCCTGTCCAGTGCCAGGGATTTCAGCGCCTGTTCCGAAACCTGCTGGTGGCCGGCCCAGACCCCGGACAATGTGACCAACTTTCCCCATTATCAGAACCAGTGCCAGGCCATTGAACGGGACTGGAGAAACCTTAATTTCGTAAACAAACGATAA
- a CDS encoding transporter — translation MKKLWLALFILIAFAGLTAPTSADVLDPLDNSSAPVGTKVLVSYFGYQHLPDYKTEDGTTFDVGVDVAYAAFRPVYFAGKVFGKTWGVNGIIALTDISVESNDNDSADIGTYNGLGDLVVGPFIFLYEDFKKQVFLSFWEFVYTPTGTDEVSTDSWWFQHQLAFGWYPGPWSLDVCVNYWQKDEDQDVDVSDAFELEAAVGYAVTDKLRLAFQAAWWKDFDDQEDSDGNRIDGPGENLKLGINLGYALQENLMLNLRYMHDVDSDAYTDGSWTYLRLTYIF, via the coding sequence ATGAAAAAATTATGGCTTGCTTTGTTTATTTTGATCGCTTTTGCCGGATTAACGGCCCCGACTTCAGCCGATGTCCTGGATCCCCTGGACAACAGTTCGGCACCCGTTGGAACCAAGGTCCTTGTCAGTTATTTCGGGTATCAGCATCTGCCTGATTACAAAACAGAAGACGGCACGACGTTTGATGTCGGTGTGGACGTGGCTTATGCCGCCTTCAGGCCGGTTTATTTTGCCGGAAAAGTATTTGGAAAGACCTGGGGAGTTAACGGCATTATTGCTTTAACGGATATTTCCGTTGAAAGTAATGATAACGACTCCGCAGATATAGGTACGTATAACGGCTTGGGAGATCTGGTGGTCGGCCCTTTTATCTTTTTATATGAAGATTTTAAAAAACAAGTATTTCTCTCATTCTGGGAATTTGTCTATACCCCGACAGGCACAGATGAAGTCAGCACTGATTCCTGGTGGTTTCAGCACCAACTGGCCTTTGGCTGGTATCCCGGTCCTTGGTCTCTGGACGTATGCGTGAACTACTGGCAGAAAGATGAGGACCAGGATGTAGATGTATCGGATGCATTTGAACTTGAGGCAGCCGTCGGCTATGCAGTGACGGACAAGCTTCGTCTGGCTTTCCAGGCTGCATGGTGGAAAGATTTTGATGATCAGGAGGATTCCGATGGTAATCGTATAGATGGCCCGGGTGAAAATCTAAAATTAGGCATCAACCTGGGTTATGCACTTCAGGAAAACCTCATGCTCAATTTAAGGTACATGCATGACGTTGACTCTGATGCATATACAGATGGCTCCTGGACTTACCTGCGCCTGACCTACATATTTTAA
- a CDS encoding SPASM domain-containing protein encodes MPKQAFHRPKLAAFRKNAALSNKKPCDGCWAASICAGGCYHEAGIRQGSLLSPNLHYCQWIKSWIETGLNAYARLSVQVPDFLDNLSMLRGHEPLPESIYKKVSIIC; translated from the coding sequence TTGCCGAAGCAGGCTTTTCACCGGCCCAAACTGGCAGCGTTCCGGAAAAATGCGGCGCTTTCCAATAAAAAGCCCTGTGATGGCTGTTGGGCCGCATCCATCTGTGCCGGCGGCTGTTACCATGAAGCCGGTATCCGGCAGGGAAGCCTGCTTTCGCCCAATCTGCACTATTGCCAATGGATTAAATCGTGGATTGAAACCGGTCTGAACGCATATGCCCGGCTTTCCGTACAGGTCCCGGATTTTCTGGACAACCTGTCCATGCTCAGGGGGCATGAGCCGCTGCCTGAATCAATTTATAAGAAAGTCTCAATAATTTGTTGA
- a CDS encoding radical SAM protein, with protein sequence MEQVKIADHKRFTAQGKEFVFLTRTGTIFELEPQSPAGSILDHGTAGQVFTQSDLFTIMEGTDREKQALWTDLLASYVLISEGTSAKEQPEYPVDTPINTLVLHVTQACNLMCRYCYHDDGNGTDRVSTPMDRAVARQAVDFLFDNSGNLLDLVLVFFGGEPLLNTKLIADTIAYADRKALDSGKKISYAITTNGTLLTDKVIAFIREHRIGMTVSLDGIRAAHDRFRRFPDGSPSYDVILPGVKKLLGAGMTKPVVARVTLAKEVGDIYQSLTHLLDLGFAEAGFSPAQTGSVPEKCGAFQ encoded by the coding sequence ATGGAACAGGTAAAAATTGCAGATCATAAACGCTTTACGGCCCAGGGCAAAGAATTTGTCTTTTTAACACGGACCGGGACCATATTTGAACTGGAACCCCAATCCCCTGCCGGATCTATTCTGGATCACGGCACGGCCGGACAAGTTTTTACACAATCTGATCTGTTTACCATTATGGAAGGGACAGATAGGGAAAAACAGGCATTGTGGACCGACCTTCTGGCCAGTTATGTCCTGATCTCTGAAGGGACATCGGCCAAGGAACAACCGGAATACCCGGTTGACACGCCCATCAACACCCTGGTTCTCCATGTCACCCAGGCCTGCAACCTCATGTGCCGGTATTGTTACCACGATGACGGGAACGGCACCGACCGGGTCTCCACACCCATGGACCGGGCCGTGGCGCGGCAGGCCGTGGATTTTCTTTTTGACAACAGTGGAAACCTGTTGGATCTGGTATTGGTTTTCTTTGGCGGGGAGCCCCTGCTCAATACAAAGCTGATAGCGGACACCATTGCCTACGCAGACAGGAAAGCCCTGGATTCAGGGAAGAAGATCTCCTATGCCATAACCACCAACGGCACCCTCCTGACCGACAAGGTGATTGCATTCATCCGGGAACACCGAATTGGTATGACCGTGAGCCTTGACGGTATCAGGGCCGCCCACGACCGGTTCCGCCGTTTCCCGGACGGGTCGCCATCCTATGATGTGATTCTGCCCGGGGTCAAAAAACTGCTGGGCGCCGGCATGACCAAACCGGTGGTGGCCCGGGTCACCCTGGCCAAAGAGGTGGGGGATATCTATCAATCCCTAACCCATCTGCTGGATCTGGGGTTTGCCGAAGCAGGCTTTTCACCGGCCCAAACTGGCAGCGTTCCGGAAAAATGCGGCGCTTTCCAATAA
- the peaA gene encoding quinohemoprotein amine dehydrogenase subunit alpha, protein MSKTAKWNMGVILLLSVLLAGSPAFGEGLFNEQSMVRQKCSACHKPDPQGRLEVIEETRKTMEEWKVVVDRMIRLNSAPLSDEEFYPVIKELSRDLCLTPTESRNIAYINSDENSQYREIPKNDLELRIFTACVRCHTYGKIKSHRNTQSQWNEVRNLHLGYYPTIVPQMREMNWFKESKELNQHLSKLLPFETPEYREWLKNRKDQDLTGSWTIAGYQPGMGYYQGTYTLTPDTAKGEDEYSIQKNIQYENGVSVSSVGTAALYGEYHLRYKLAPTPSTGQIEGVFDLDADTGEFKGKWWIVVQDTNAYGNESFYKADGPARIMAAFPQSLKKNTGKPQTLTLVGVNLPANASPADLSFSNAGIKVLDIVQSGPSGLTVTVDVGKQASVGMTDINLKDLTYKGLKVFEKVDAIAVSPRIGRARVSCGAAYPPQGVQFVARGIAFGPDGKQGTADNLVLEPVNAQWHLSEEKTREDDDDMQYLNASIANGLYTPVTSYGPIKTRKQHREGVGLIAVTASFEDGSGKLTDKVRLAVTVPDFIPQIK, encoded by the coding sequence ATGAGCAAAACAGCAAAATGGAACATGGGGGTCATCCTGCTGCTATCAGTGCTGTTAGCAGGGTCGCCCGCTTTTGGGGAGGGGCTTTTTAACGAGCAATCCATGGTTCGGCAAAAATGTTCGGCCTGCCACAAACCAGATCCCCAGGGCCGTCTTGAGGTGATTGAAGAAACCCGCAAGACAATGGAAGAGTGGAAAGTGGTGGTGGACCGGATGATCCGGCTCAACAGCGCTCCGTTAAGTGACGAGGAATTTTATCCGGTCATTAAAGAACTGAGCCGGGACCTGTGCTTAACACCCACGGAGTCCAGGAACATCGCCTATATCAACAGCGATGAAAACAGCCAGTACAGGGAAATTCCAAAAAATGATTTAGAACTGCGCATTTTTACGGCCTGTGTCCGGTGCCACACCTATGGGAAAATCAAATCCCACCGGAATACACAAAGCCAGTGGAACGAAGTCCGGAACCTTCACCTGGGTTACTATCCCACTATCGTGCCCCAGATGCGGGAAATGAATTGGTTCAAAGAGTCCAAGGAATTAAATCAGCACCTGTCCAAACTGCTTCCATTTGAAACCCCTGAATACCGGGAGTGGCTCAAAAACAGAAAAGATCAGGATTTAACCGGTTCCTGGACCATTGCCGGGTATCAGCCTGGGATGGGCTATTATCAGGGCACCTACACCCTGACCCCGGACACGGCCAAAGGAGAAGACGAGTACAGTATCCAGAAAAATATACAATACGAGAACGGCGTTTCCGTTTCTTCCGTGGGAACTGCCGCCCTGTACGGCGAATACCATCTCAGATACAAACTGGCCCCAACCCCGTCAACCGGACAAATTGAAGGCGTGTTTGACCTGGATGCCGACACAGGCGAGTTCAAGGGAAAATGGTGGATCGTGGTTCAGGATACCAATGCTTACGGCAATGAATCTTTCTACAAGGCCGACGGACCAGCGCGGATCATGGCCGCCTTTCCCCAGAGCCTGAAAAAAAATACCGGCAAACCCCAGACCTTGACCCTGGTAGGCGTCAATCTGCCGGCCAATGCGTCTCCGGCGGATCTGTCCTTTTCCAATGCCGGAATAAAGGTGTTGGACATTGTCCAGTCCGGCCCGTCCGGCCTGACCGTGACCGTGGATGTGGGCAAGCAGGCGTCTGTGGGAATGACTGACATCAACTTAAAAGATCTGACCTACAAGGGGCTCAAGGTATTTGAAAAAGTCGATGCCATTGCCGTGTCCCCCCGTATCGGACGGGCGCGGGTCAGCTGCGGTGCGGCCTATCCGCCCCAGGGAGTTCAGTTTGTTGCACGGGGGATTGCCTTTGGCCCGGACGGCAAGCAGGGGACTGCGGACAACCTGGTCCTGGAGCCCGTCAATGCCCAATGGCACCTGTCAGAGGAAAAAACCCGGGAAGACGATGATGACATGCAATACCTGAACGCCTCCATTGCCAATGGACTTTATACACCGGTGACCAGCTATGGGCCCATTAAAACCAGAAAGCAGCACAGAGAAGGCGTGGGCCTCATTGCCGTAACCGCTTCATTTGAAGACGGATCAGGCAAATTGACCGACAAGGTCAGATTGGCAGTCACGGTTCCGGATTTTATCCCCCAAATAAAATAG
- a CDS encoding aldehyde dehydrogenase family protein, which yields MTDYAMIINGEKVFSDTTFDVINPATGEVFAQCPKGTVEQLNEAVAAARKAFPAWSGMADEKRVEIMNQMAGIIEQHQVELARLITREQGKTLSGPGSMFEAGGCQAWTQVTASLKLETELVDENPEDTIELVRKPIGVVGSITPWNWPLLIAVWHIMPAIRVGCTVVLKPASYTPLSTLRLVELLNEVLPPGVLNVVSGSSDIGNAMSAHKEIDKIVFTGSIPVGQTIMGRAASNLKSLTLELGGNDAGIILPGTDITPLLEPLFWGCFINAGQTCAALKRLYVHEDDYDTVCEKFTEYVSKIPVGDGLDETHLIGPLGNAPQLETVKRYVDDAKKQGARVLCGGEPASSPGYFYPLTLVADVTDDMDLVKEEQFGTALPIIKYSTINEAVERANALDVGLGGSAWSNDPAKAKEVAMRLEAGTVWVNAHGKLHPMAPFGGVKLSGVGSEFGLEGLKAYTVNQVISVAKPPQE from the coding sequence ATGACGGATTATGCGATGATCATCAATGGCGAGAAAGTGTTTTCAGACACGACTTTCGACGTGATCAATCCGGCAACGGGTGAGGTTTTTGCCCAATGCCCCAAGGGCACGGTTGAACAGCTGAATGAAGCGGTTGCCGCGGCCCGGAAGGCGTTTCCGGCATGGTCGGGCATGGCTGATGAAAAACGGGTGGAGATCATGAACCAAATGGCCGGTATTATTGAACAGCACCAGGTGGAACTGGCCCGGCTGATCACCCGTGAACAAGGCAAAACCCTTTCCGGACCCGGCTCCATGTTTGAGGCCGGCGGATGCCAGGCCTGGACCCAGGTCACGGCATCCCTGAAGCTTGAGACGGAACTTGTGGACGAAAACCCGGAGGACACCATTGAACTGGTCAGAAAACCCATCGGCGTTGTGGGATCCATCACGCCGTGGAACTGGCCCCTGCTCATTGCGGTCTGGCACATCATGCCCGCCATCCGGGTGGGGTGTACCGTGGTACTGAAACCGGCTTCCTACACGCCGTTGTCCACCCTGCGTCTGGTGGAACTGCTTAATGAAGTGCTGCCCCCGGGGGTCCTCAATGTGGTCTCGGGCAGTTCCGACATCGGCAATGCCATGTCAGCCCACAAGGAGATCGACAAAATAGTGTTTACCGGTTCCATTCCCGTGGGACAAACCATCATGGGCCGGGCAGCGTCCAATTTAAAAAGCCTGACCCTGGAGCTGGGCGGCAACGATGCCGGTATTATCCTGCCGGGAACCGATATCACGCCCCTGCTGGAACCCTTGTTCTGGGGATGCTTCATCAATGCCGGCCAGACCTGTGCGGCACTGAAACGTCTTTATGTCCATGAGGATGACTATGACACGGTTTGTGAAAAATTCACCGAATACGTAAGCAAAATCCCCGTGGGGGACGGCCTGGATGAAACCCATCTTATCGGGCCCCTGGGCAATGCGCCGCAGCTGGAAACTGTCAAACGATATGTGGACGATGCAAAAAAACAAGGTGCCCGGGTGCTGTGCGGGGGTGAACCCGCTTCCAGTCCGGGATACTTTTATCCTTTGACCCTGGTGGCTGATGTGACCGACGACATGGACCTGGTTAAAGAAGAACAGTTTGGCACGGCCCTGCCCATTATCAAATATTCAACGATTAATGAGGCTGTGGAACGGGCAAACGCCCTTGATGTGGGGCTGGGGGGATCGGCATGGTCCAATGATCCGGCAAAGGCCAAAGAAGTGGCCATGCGCCTTGAAGCCGGCACGGTCTGGGTCAATGCCCATGGAAAACTGCATCCCATGGCACCTTTCGGCGGGGTCAAGCTGTCCGGTGTGGGATCTGAATTTGGTCTTGAGGGCCTCAAGGCCTATACCGTAAACCAGGTGATCAGTGTGGCCAAGCCACCACAGGAATAG
- a CDS encoding sigma-54-dependent transcriptional regulator, translated as MDIRINLENGERTVAAILIVDDDPIFCTPFTAYLKKLGHQCQTAQTFSQGAALARDVDFDVVFLDVLLPDANGLECINYFINASSSPELIIITGKSELSGAEMALENGAWDYLEKPPAYDDVKLTLKRALQFRDNKMVSPTREGFKSDFIIGRSPVLKKCLDLVAKSARTDGNLFISGETGTGKDLIANAVHLNSERSGAPFIAVDCTNLPDTLVENLLFGHAKGAFTGAVDKNEGLIKQADKGTLFLDEIGDLSTAAQKSILRVLQTKTFRPLGMNKELSCDFRLISATNRDLQAMVKQRTFRKDLFYRLVTHHIHLPPLRERPDDIVLLADYYMEKICAQFGIRPKAMSDDFIDTLMVYDWKGNIRELISVLHAAVASGLNEPRLNPHHLPVALRIFSRKKTWEEQRPLEQGIENGLGTDETGFPCLKDFRHLNESQYLDALVRLSGGHIEKACSMAGVSRSGLYHLLEKHNKKLNP; from the coding sequence ATGGACATCCGTATCAACCTGGAAAATGGAGAACGTACCGTGGCCGCCATCCTGATCGTTGATGACGATCCTATTTTTTGTACCCCTTTTACGGCTTATCTAAAAAAACTGGGGCACCAGTGCCAGACGGCCCAGACGTTTTCCCAGGGAGCGGCACTTGCCCGGGACGTGGATTTTGACGTGGTGTTTCTGGATGTCCTCCTGCCTGATGCCAATGGTCTGGAGTGCATCAATTATTTTATTAATGCCTCGTCATCCCCGGAATTGATAATCATCACCGGAAAATCGGAGCTCTCAGGGGCGGAAATGGCCTTGGAAAACGGGGCCTGGGATTATCTGGAAAAACCCCCTGCCTACGACGACGTCAAACTCACCCTGAAGCGGGCATTACAGTTCAGGGACAATAAAATGGTCTCGCCCACCCGGGAAGGTTTCAAATCGGATTTTATCATCGGCCGGAGCCCTGTTTTGAAAAAATGCCTGGATCTGGTGGCCAAATCGGCCCGGACAGACGGTAACCTTTTTATTTCCGGAGAAACCGGTACCGGCAAGGATTTGATCGCCAATGCGGTTCATCTGAACAGTGAAAGATCCGGCGCCCCGTTCATTGCCGTGGACTGCACCAACCTGCCGGACACCCTGGTTGAAAACCTGCTGTTCGGCCATGCCAAAGGCGCCTTTACCGGTGCCGTAGACAAAAATGAAGGACTGATCAAACAGGCAGACAAGGGAACCTTGTTCCTCGACGAGATCGGGGACCTGTCCACGGCCGCCCAGAAATCCATTTTAAGGGTGCTCCAGACCAAAACCTTCCGCCCTTTGGGAATGAATAAGGAACTGAGCTGTGATTTCAGGTTGATTTCCGCCACCAACCGGGATTTGCAAGCTATGGTGAAACAAAGGACGTTCAGGAAAGACCTTTTCTATCGCCTGGTCACCCACCACATTCACCTGCCGCCTTTGCGGGAACGGCCCGATGACATCGTGCTTCTGGCCGATTATTACATGGAAAAAATCTGCGCCCAGTTTGGTATCCGGCCAAAGGCCATGTCCGATGATTTTATTGATACCCTGATGGTGTACGACTGGAAAGGCAATATCAGGGAATTGATCTCCGTGCTTCATGCCGCCGTGGCCAGCGGCCTGAACGAACCCCGGCTCAATCCCCACCATTTGCCCGTGGCCCTGAGGATTTTTTCCAGGAAAAAGACATGGGAGGAACAGCGCCCCCTGGAACAGGGCATTGAAAACGGGCTCGGGACGGATGAAACCGGATTTCCCTGCCTGAAGGATTTCAGGCACCTGAATGAATCCCAGTACCTGGATGCCCTGGTTCGATTGTCCGGGGGGCATATTGAAAAAGCCTGCAGCATGGCCGGGGTATCCCGGTCCGGACTCTACCACCTGCTGGAAAAGCATAACAAAAAATTGAATCCATAA
- a CDS encoding ABC-ATPase domain-containing protein: MVTKDQLQRRITPLDGKDYGAFQSLIGTYDFEQFALIIDQIPKDPYAPPHTGIYRVQFSLADTVIEDDMIGSRIREIACRDFYARQFFYHSNKIAGKRRGTGYSGIITINEPGQTILDRSSVVINENILEIRCFVGLPASKRNVKAKLAVKMLLEELPEIVNMSLHRENTGRDQLLSHIHTAVDAEFLREKLSDLGLLAFIANGAILPRESGISDRTMTSDSIIPFKSPESLKTEIDLPYAGKTTGMGIPQGVTLLAGGGYHGKSTLLQVIEMGVYNHIAGDGREQCVSLIETVKVRSYSGRHVVKTDISPFIRNLPFQEDTSAFSTENASGSTSQAANIIEAIEMGAKVILMDEDTCATNFMIRDMYMQKLVKKSDEPITSYIDKVRQLYLENKTSTILALGGVGDYFEVADHVIQMINYLPEDVSAQAKDIMINHPTQRTKEDVEFPIQPKARIPVPESVDPMSGYGKWRLYTTEIDTLHFGRNKIDLTDLEQLIELSQTKAIGFSMLYARKYMNGKRTLKQVIDLVMADLEKNGLDILSDKISGYFAQFRSFELAFALNRMRSFTVNQI; this comes from the coding sequence ATGGTGACAAAAGATCAACTTCAGAGAAGAATTACCCCGTTAGACGGTAAGGATTATGGTGCCTTTCAATCACTGATCGGAACCTATGATTTTGAACAGTTTGCTTTAATTATCGACCAGATACCCAAAGACCCTTACGCCCCTCCGCATACTGGGATTTATCGGGTTCAATTCTCCCTTGCTGATACTGTAATTGAAGATGACATGATTGGTTCAAGAATCAGGGAAATTGCCTGTCGGGATTTTTATGCCCGGCAATTTTTCTACCATAGCAATAAAATTGCCGGCAAAAGACGGGGAACCGGGTACAGTGGCATCATAACAATAAATGAACCAGGCCAGACAATCCTGGATCGAAGCTCGGTTGTCATTAATGAAAACATTTTAGAAATCCGCTGTTTTGTCGGTCTCCCAGCATCCAAAAGAAACGTCAAAGCCAAGCTGGCCGTTAAAATGCTGCTTGAAGAGCTGCCCGAAATTGTCAACATGTCATTGCATCGTGAGAATACCGGCAGAGATCAGCTACTGTCTCACATACACACTGCCGTAGATGCAGAATTTTTACGTGAGAAACTATCTGATTTGGGCCTGCTTGCGTTTATAGCAAATGGCGCTATTTTGCCCCGGGAAAGCGGTATCAGTGACCGCACCATGACCAGTGACTCGATAATACCGTTTAAATCCCCTGAAAGTTTGAAAACTGAAATTGATCTTCCTTACGCCGGAAAAACAACCGGCATGGGAATTCCACAAGGCGTCACCTTGCTTGCCGGTGGCGGTTATCATGGTAAATCGACCCTTTTGCAAGTAATCGAAATGGGTGTGTATAACCATATAGCCGGGGACGGCAGAGAACAGTGCGTATCATTGATAGAAACGGTGAAGGTCCGGTCCTATAGCGGCAGACATGTGGTTAAAACAGATATTTCTCCCTTTATCAGGAATCTCCCTTTTCAAGAAGATACCAGTGCTTTTTCTACTGAAAATGCCAGTGGCAGTACTTCTCAGGCGGCAAATATTATCGAGGCCATTGAGATGGGTGCAAAGGTAATTCTGATGGATGAGGATACCTGCGCCACTAATTTTATGATCCGAGATATGTATATGCAGAAGCTGGTAAAAAAATCAGATGAACCGATAACTTCATATATCGATAAAGTTCGTCAGCTTTACCTGGAAAATAAGACATCGACAATTCTCGCCCTGGGTGGGGTGGGAGATTATTTTGAAGTGGCAGATCATGTAATCCAAATGATTAACTATCTTCCAGAAGATGTTTCTGCTCAGGCAAAAGACATCATGATCAACCATCCGACACAAAGAACAAAAGAGGATGTTGAATTCCCAATTCAGCCTAAAGCGCGCATTCCAGTTCCTGAAAGTGTTGACCCGATGAGTGGGTACGGAAAGTGGCGTCTCTATACAACGGAGATAGATACCCTGCATTTTGGCCGAAACAAGATCGACCTGACTGACCTTGAGCAGCTGATTGAGCTGTCACAGACAAAAGCGATAGGCTTTTCCATGCTTTATGCCAGGAAGTATATGAATGGAAAAAGAACTCTGAAACAGGTAATTGACTTAGTCATGGCAGATCTTGAGAAAAACGGACTGGATATTCTCAGTGATAAGATTTCCGGTTATTTTGCCCAATTCCGCTCTTTTGAATTGGCTTTTGCTTTGAATCGAATGAGGTCTTTTACTGTCAATCAGATATAG